GCAGATGACGAGGTGCTGCGGGCCGTCGAGGGAAGCCTCGACCGGCCGTCCGCAGCACGGGTGTACGACTACTTCATCGGCGGGAACCACAACTACGCGATCGACCGCGCCTTCGGTGACAAGGTGCGCGCACGGCTGCCCCTGATCCCCGACTCGGCGGTGGCCTGCCGCCAGTTCCTCGGCCGCGCGGTCCGGTACACCTCCAAGGCCGGCATCCGGCAGTACGTCGACATCGGCTCGGGCCTGCCCACCGCCGGCAACGTGCACGAGGTCGCCGACGAGGCCCGTCCCGAGCGGGACACCACCGTCGTCTACATCGACAACGAGCCGATCGCACTCGCGCACTCGCAGCTGCTGCTCGCCGACACCGCCGATCCCGACCGCCACCAGGCGATCGCCGGCGACCTGCTGGAGCCGGACAACCTGTGGCAGCGGGTCGCGGACACCGGCGTGATCGACTTCGAGCAGCCGATCGCGCTGGTGATCAACGCGGTGCTGCACTTCATCAAGGACGAGCAGCAACCGCACCAGGCGCTCGACTTCTACCGCGACCAGCTCGCGCCCGGCTCGATGCTGATCATGTGCCAGCTGACCGACGAGAACCCGGCCGACGACGAGGAACGCCAGGCGCTGGACGACCTCAAGGCCTA
The sequence above is a segment of the Amycolatopsis viridis genome. Coding sequences within it:
- a CDS encoding SAM-dependent methyltransferase produces the protein MAADDEVLRAVEGSLDRPSAARVYDYFIGGNHNYAIDRAFGDKVRARLPLIPDSAVACRQFLGRAVRYTSKAGIRQYVDIGSGLPTAGNVHEVADEARPERDTTVVYIDNEPIALAHSQLLLADTADPDRHQAIAGDLLEPDNLWQRVADTGVIDFEQPIALVINAVLHFIKDEQQPHQALDFYRDQLAPGSMLIMCQLTDENPADDEERQALDDLKAYYETTTNPGQYRSREEFLKFYGDFDLVEPGLVFAPEWHPDEHALFADAPSKSRILAAVGRKP